In the Caldalkalibacillus salinus genome, one interval contains:
- the fba gene encoding class II fructose-1,6-bisphosphate aldolase: MPLVSMRDMLNTAVEGQYAVGQFNLNNLEFTQAILQAAQEENSPVILGVSEGAARYMGGFKFVVSMVQELMDHYEVDVPVAIHLDHGSSFESCVKAIHAGFTSVMIDGSHYPLEENIALTKKVVEVAHILGVSVEAELGRIGGQEDDLVVEDAEAAYAIPSECEQLVRETNVDCFAPALGSVHGPYKGEPNLGFDRMEEVQKLTGVPLVLHGGTGIPTKDIQHAISLGTAKINVNTENQISSAKTVRQVLDEKPELYDPRKYLGPARDSIKETVISKMREFGSSNKA, encoded by the coding sequence ATGCCATTAGTTTCAATGCGAGACATGTTAAACACAGCAGTAGAAGGTCAATATGCTGTGGGACAATTCAATTTAAACAACCTTGAATTTACACAAGCGATTCTGCAAGCAGCACAAGAGGAAAACTCACCGGTCATTCTGGGTGTAAGTGAAGGTGCTGCGCGCTATATGGGTGGCTTTAAGTTTGTTGTATCCATGGTTCAAGAGCTTATGGATCATTATGAAGTTGATGTACCCGTTGCGATACACCTCGATCACGGTTCATCTTTTGAGAGTTGTGTAAAAGCGATTCATGCTGGATTCACATCCGTTATGATTGACGGTTCTCACTATCCGCTAGAAGAAAATATTGCTTTAACTAAAAAAGTTGTTGAAGTAGCCCATATTCTTGGGGTATCCGTTGAAGCTGAGCTTGGCAGAATCGGTGGTCAAGAAGATGACCTCGTCGTGGAAGACGCTGAGGCAGCGTACGCTATACCATCAGAATGTGAACAACTCGTACGTGAAACGAACGTCGACTGCTTCGCACCAGCTTTAGGATCTGTTCACGGTCCTTATAAAGGAGAACCTAACTTAGGGTTTGACCGCATGGAAGAAGTTCAAAAGCTCACAGGGGTACCACTTGTGCTACATGGAGGGACCGGGATTCCGACAAAAGACATTCAACATGCGATCTCCTTAGGTACAGCGAAAATCAATGTGAATACAGAAAACCAAATCTCTTCTGCTAAGACTGTACGCCAAGTTCTAGATGAGAAACCTGAATTATATGACCCACGTAAGTATCTAGGGCCAGCGAGAGACAGCATCAAGGAGACGGTTATTTCTAAGATGCGTGAGTTTGGCTCCAGCAACAAAGCCTAA
- the meaB gene encoding methylmalonyl Co-A mutase-associated GTPase MeaB — MMDALIQRLLKGDVRALARAISHIENDHPSRLQLLEALHPYKDRAIKVGITGAPGAGKSSLVNRLIHLLRQQGLSVGIIAVDPTSPFTGGALLGDRVRMSQHYVDPQVFIRSMSTRGSLGGLARATKEAVHAVDAFGKDVILIETVGVGQTELDIMNVADTTMVVLTPNGGDTVQAFKAGIMEIADVYVINKADIPGASKLVAEIEHMLDLVKHDHTWRPPIVQSVSTKNEGVAELWDEVQAHQNYLRSSGEGEKRKQDRLVREVHETIQHQLSLFMRERLAEDEMKRMLQQARNGKNNPYHIATALFKQWFSSDDGPARETEQTIRE; from the coding sequence ATGATGGATGCATTGATTCAAAGATTATTAAAAGGCGACGTTCGTGCCCTCGCCCGTGCCATCTCCCACATTGAAAATGATCACCCCAGTCGCTTGCAGCTTCTCGAAGCATTACATCCGTACAAAGATCGTGCCATTAAGGTCGGTATCACTGGTGCACCTGGAGCTGGTAAAAGCTCACTGGTTAATCGATTGATTCACCTCCTTCGTCAACAAGGGCTTAGTGTCGGCATCATTGCCGTTGACCCGACCAGTCCTTTTACTGGCGGTGCCTTGTTAGGCGATCGAGTACGCATGTCACAGCATTATGTTGATCCACAGGTATTCATTCGCAGCATGAGTACCCGGGGTAGCTTAGGAGGGCTGGCCAGAGCAACAAAGGAAGCCGTCCACGCTGTAGACGCTTTCGGGAAAGATGTTATTCTCATTGAAACGGTCGGTGTAGGCCAAACGGAACTCGATATTATGAATGTAGCTGATACCACCATGGTTGTGCTAACACCCAATGGTGGGGATACGGTTCAAGCGTTTAAGGCCGGCATTATGGAGATTGCCGATGTTTATGTCATTAATAAAGCGGATATACCGGGTGCTTCTAAACTGGTTGCTGAGATAGAGCACATGCTAGATTTAGTGAAGCATGATCATACGTGGCGACCTCCCATTGTGCAGTCAGTGAGTACCAAGAACGAAGGTGTCGCGGAGCTATGGGATGAGGTGCAGGCACACCAAAACTATCTCCGTTCGTCAGGAGAGGGAGAGAAGAGAAAACAGGACCGGTTGGTGCGTGAAGTACACGAGACCATACAGCATCAGCTCTCTCTTTTTATGCGTGAACGTCTAGCTGAAGATGAGATGAAAAGGATGTTGCAACAGGCTAGAAACGGTAAAAATAACCCTTATCATATCGCCACCGCATTGTTTAAGCAATGGTTTTCGTCGGATGATGGCCCGGCCAGGGAGACAGAACAGACTATCAGAGAGTAG
- a CDS encoding methylmalonyl-CoA mutase family protein produces the protein MLAQQVHPEVYMPKHKLRFVTASSLFDGHDASINVMRRIIQASGAEVIHLGHNRSVDEVVTAAIQEDVQGIAISSYQGGHIEYFKYMYDLLRERGASHIKIFGGGGGVIVPPEIKELHEYGITRIFSPEDGRQYGLQGMINQMLELCDFPTVQQGEVTLDKLDVHHPEMVARLITVAEDWVEQKEAQQMQEMASAIEAIREKAKQQEGTTPILGITGTGGAGKSSLTDELVRRYTQQFPERTLAIISIDPSKQKTGGALLGDRIRMNAIHHPNVYMRSLATRSSKTELSAALEDAIQVVKAAGYDFIIVETSGIGQGDAEIVELCDLSMYVMTSEFGAPSQLEKIDMIDFADIIAINKFDRKGSADALRDVRKQYQRSRMLFDREESTLPVYGTIASQFNDPGTNQLFFAIMDTVNEKLKQAWPIQQSALNPVTEKNVIIPGERRQYLGEIVQTVHAYKTFAREQAAIARKLYQVQGAKRALEEQHENTEDSHDLLHLDLSSTTSETLTDRDTGAKTNHMEETSRVLTQLEKELEAQLHPECKKKLDQWPEVKEAYRQEQYVTQIRDKEIVTELYTTSLSGTKIPKISLPKYQDWGDILEWILTENVPGEFPYTAGVFPFKRKGEDPKRQFAGEGTPERTNKRFHYLSKEDPAKRLSTAFDSVTLYGEDPDYRPDIYGKVGESGVSICTLEDMKKLYAGFDLCDPSTSVSMTINGPAPIILAMFMNTAIDQQVKYFTEKEGREPNEEEREQLKAYALSTVRGTVQADILKEDQGQNTCIFSTEFALRMMGDIQQYFIDHKVRNYYSVSISGYHIAEAGANPITQLAFTLANGFTYVEYYLSRGMDINDFAPNLSFFFSNGLDPEYSVIGRVARRIWATVMKHKYKANQRSQKLKYHIQTSGRSLHAQEIDFNDIRTTLQALMAIYDNCNSLHTNAYDEAITTPTEESVRRAMAIQMIITKELGLAKNENALQGSFIIEELTDLVEEAVLAEFMRISDRGGVLGSMETQYQRGKIQEESLYYETKKHSGELPIIGVNTYTNPHPPEETSFEMELARATKEEKDTQIQNLQAFQTQHQGEAEQALDRLKETARGGGNVFAQLMETVKVASLGQITQALYEVGGQYRRNM, from the coding sequence ATGTTGGCTCAACAAGTCCATCCTGAAGTTTACATGCCGAAGCATAAGCTGAGGTTTGTCACGGCGTCTAGTTTGTTTGACGGGCATGACGCCTCGATTAACGTGATGCGACGTATCATTCAGGCGTCTGGTGCAGAAGTGATTCACCTAGGCCATAACCGCTCAGTAGATGAGGTGGTGACGGCAGCGATACAAGAGGATGTGCAAGGGATTGCCATCAGTTCCTATCAAGGGGGACATATTGAATATTTTAAATATATGTATGATTTGCTTCGCGAAAGAGGAGCAAGCCATATTAAGATCTTTGGAGGCGGTGGGGGGGTCATCGTTCCTCCAGAGATCAAAGAGCTGCATGAATACGGCATCACGAGGATCTTTTCACCTGAAGACGGACGTCAGTACGGTTTACAGGGTATGATTAACCAAATGTTAGAGCTTTGTGACTTTCCAACCGTGCAACAAGGCGAAGTGACACTAGACAAACTAGATGTACACCACCCCGAGATGGTGGCCAGATTAATTACTGTCGCAGAGGATTGGGTGGAACAGAAGGAAGCGCAGCAGATGCAGGAGATGGCCAGTGCGATAGAAGCCATAAGAGAAAAGGCGAAACAACAAGAGGGAACGACGCCCATTCTGGGTATTACGGGGACGGGTGGAGCGGGGAAAAGCTCCCTCACAGACGAGCTTGTACGCCGTTATACTCAACAGTTTCCGGAACGTACGCTGGCGATCATCTCTATCGATCCGTCCAAACAGAAAACGGGAGGCGCCTTGTTAGGAGACCGTATACGTATGAACGCCATCCATCATCCGAACGTCTATATGCGCAGTCTCGCTACGCGTTCATCTAAGACAGAGTTAAGTGCGGCGTTAGAAGATGCCATTCAGGTCGTAAAGGCAGCGGGTTATGACTTTATCATTGTAGAAACGAGTGGCATCGGGCAAGGGGACGCTGAGATTGTAGAGTTATGTGACTTATCAATGTATGTCATGACCAGTGAGTTTGGTGCACCTTCACAGTTAGAGAAAATCGACATGATTGATTTTGCAGATATCATTGCCATTAACAAGTTCGATCGCAAAGGGTCTGCGGATGCCTTGCGTGACGTTCGCAAGCAGTACCAACGAAGTCGTATGCTTTTTGATCGTGAGGAATCGACATTACCTGTATACGGGACGATCGCGAGTCAATTTAATGACCCAGGAACAAACCAATTATTCTTTGCCATAATGGATACAGTCAATGAGAAATTAAAGCAGGCGTGGCCGATACAACAAAGTGCACTGAATCCAGTGACAGAGAAGAACGTCATCATTCCAGGAGAGAGAAGGCAGTACCTAGGCGAAATCGTGCAGACAGTGCACGCCTATAAAACCTTTGCTCGAGAACAAGCAGCCATCGCTAGAAAATTGTATCAAGTCCAAGGAGCGAAACGAGCGTTAGAGGAGCAGCATGAGAATACAGAAGATTCACACGACCTCCTCCATTTGGATTTAAGTAGCACGACTTCAGAAACCCTAACAGATCGTGATACGGGAGCTAAGACGAACCACATGGAAGAGACATCAAGGGTGTTGACACAACTTGAAAAAGAGTTAGAAGCGCAACTACACCCCGAATGTAAAAAGAAGCTAGATCAGTGGCCTGAGGTTAAGGAAGCTTACAGACAGGAGCAATATGTCACTCAGATCCGAGATAAAGAGATCGTGACAGAGTTATATACGACGTCCTTGTCTGGGACTAAGATTCCGAAGATATCCCTGCCTAAATACCAAGATTGGGGCGATATACTAGAGTGGATACTCACAGAGAACGTACCGGGGGAATTTCCTTATACAGCTGGTGTATTCCCGTTCAAGCGTAAAGGTGAAGACCCCAAACGTCAATTTGCGGGTGAAGGTACACCTGAACGAACGAATAAACGCTTTCACTATTTGTCCAAAGAAGACCCAGCCAAACGACTTTCCACGGCATTTGATAGTGTCACACTATACGGAGAAGACCCAGACTACCGCCCAGATATCTATGGAAAAGTTGGCGAAAGTGGCGTGAGCATCTGCACGCTTGAGGACATGAAAAAGTTATACGCTGGTTTTGATTTATGTGATCCAAGTACGAGTGTATCAATGACCATTAACGGTCCAGCTCCGATTATCTTAGCGATGTTCATGAACACAGCGATTGATCAACAGGTGAAGTATTTCACTGAAAAAGAAGGTCGCGAGCCGAATGAGGAAGAACGTGAGCAGCTCAAGGCCTACGCCTTAAGCACTGTACGAGGCACCGTTCAAGCTGATATTTTAAAAGAAGACCAAGGCCAAAACACATGTATCTTTTCTACCGAATTCGCCCTAAGAATGATGGGCGATATTCAACAGTACTTTATTGATCATAAAGTGAGAAACTATTACTCTGTCAGTATATCTGGTTACCATATCGCAGAAGCGGGTGCCAATCCGATAACGCAACTGGCCTTCACTTTAGCCAACGGTTTCACTTATGTAGAGTATTACTTGAGCCGAGGCATGGACATTAATGACTTTGCCCCGAACCTCTCTTTCTTTTTCAGTAACGGCCTTGACCCTGAATACTCTGTTATCGGTAGAGTGGCACGGCGAATATGGGCGACCGTGATGAAACACAAGTATAAAGCGAACCAAAGAAGTCAGAAGTTGAAATATCACATCCAAACCTCAGGACGATCCCTACACGCACAAGAAATAGACTTTAATGATATTCGTACAACACTCCAAGCCCTTATGGCCATCTACGATAATTGTAACTCACTACACACGAACGCTTACGATGAAGCGATTACGACACCGACAGAAGAATCCGTTCGCCGAGCGATGGCGATCCAGATGATTATTACCAAAGAACTCGGGCTGGCCAAAAATGAAAACGCTTTACAAGGGTCCTTTATTATTGAAGAACTGACTGACTTAGTAGAAGAGGCCGTGCTGGCAGAGTTTATGCGAATTAGTGATCGTGGTGGTGTGCTCGGTTCCATGGAAACGCAATATCAACGTGGCAAAATTCAGGAAGAATCTCTATACTACGAAACGAAAAAACACTCAGGTGAGCTGCCAATCATTGGTGTGAACACTTATACGAATCCTCATCCACCAGAAGAGACGTCTTTTGAAATGGAACTTGCAAGGGCGACCAAGGAAGAAAAAGACACGCAAATCCAAAACCTACAAGCGTTCCAGACACAACATCAGGGTGAAGCTGAACAAGCGCTCGATCGCCTGAAAGAGACGGCAAGAGGTGGCGGAAATGTCTTTGCCCAGTTAATGGAAACGGTCAAGGTGGCCAGTTTGGGTCAAATCACACAGGCACTGTATGAAGTTGGTGGACAATATCGCCGAAATATGTAA
- a CDS encoding 3-keto-5-aminohexanoate cleavage protein, which translates to MDKLIITAAVNGAEVTREHHPNIPYTPEEVADEVVKAYHAGASIAHIHARLDDGTPTQDRERYAQIYHHIRKRCDIIVQVSTGGAVGMTLQERMQPLLLQPEMATLTTGTVNFGSGVFMNTPEDIKTLAETMIREKVQPEFEIFEMGMINNALHLLRDGIVEGHAHFDFVMGVPGGIPATIHNLLALVQNLPQGATWTVAGIGRHQLPMALHALLMGGHVRVGFEDNIYFQKGVLADSNAQLVERVVRFAKEVGREVATPVEARQLLNLKQI; encoded by the coding sequence ATGGATAAACTCATCATCACAGCTGCTGTCAATGGTGCTGAAGTGACACGTGAGCATCATCCAAATATTCCCTATACACCTGAAGAAGTGGCTGATGAGGTAGTGAAAGCTTACCACGCTGGCGCCTCTATAGCCCATATTCATGCAAGGCTTGATGATGGGACACCGACACAGGACAGGGAACGCTATGCGCAAATATATCATCATATCCGCAAACGATGTGATATAATAGTACAAGTTTCTACGGGTGGCGCTGTCGGGATGACACTACAAGAACGTATGCAGCCTCTATTACTTCAGCCTGAAATGGCCACGCTCACCACCGGAACGGTTAATTTTGGTTCAGGTGTTTTCATGAATACACCTGAAGATATCAAGACATTGGCTGAGACGATGATAAGAGAAAAAGTCCAGCCTGAATTCGAAATCTTTGAAATGGGAATGATAAACAATGCCTTGCACTTATTGAGAGATGGAATAGTTGAAGGGCATGCCCATTTTGATTTCGTCATGGGCGTACCAGGCGGTATACCCGCGACTATACATAATCTCCTTGCATTGGTACAGAACTTACCCCAAGGAGCGACATGGACGGTCGCTGGGATAGGGCGACACCAACTTCCCATGGCCCTTCATGCACTACTCATGGGCGGACATGTGAGGGTTGGGTTTGAAGATAATATTTATTTTCAAAAAGGCGTTCTCGCGGATTCGAACGCTCAGTTAGTCGAACGCGTCGTCCGCTTTGCTAAAGAAGTTGGGAGAGAAGTAGCCACACCTGTGGAAGCCAGACAGCTGTTAAATCTAAAACAGATATAA
- a CDS encoding response regulator, translating into MDSNKILIVDDQYGIRVLLDEVFRKEGYQTFQAANGKQALELVEKNEPDLVILDMKIPGMDGLEILRRIKAYNQEVQVIMITAYGELDLIQEAMQLGALTHFTKPFDIDELRQMVGDYLASVPK; encoded by the coding sequence TTGGATAGTAACAAAATCCTCATTGTTGATGACCAGTATGGAATACGTGTATTACTTGACGAAGTCTTTCGCAAAGAAGGCTATCAGACATTTCAAGCTGCAAATGGTAAACAAGCCTTAGAACTTGTTGAAAAAAATGAGCCAGACCTTGTCATCCTAGATATGAAAATACCGGGAATGGATGGACTTGAAATATTAAGACGAATCAAAGCTTATAACCAAGAGGTTCAGGTGATTATGATTACAGCATATGGTGAACTAGACCTCATCCAAGAAGCGATGCAACTCGGTGCATTAACGCATTTCACAAAGCCGTTTGATATTGATGAATTAAGGCAGATGGTCGGAGATTACCTGGCATCCGTGCCAAAGTGA
- a CDS encoding CTP synthase: MAKYIFVTGGVVSSIGKGIIAASLGRLLKNRGLNVTIQKFDPYINVDPGTMSPYQHGEVFVTNDGAETDLDLGHYERFIDINLSANSNVTTGKIYSSVITKERRGDYLGGTVQVIPHITNEIKDRVFRAGKETQADVVITEIGGTVGDIESLPFIEAIRQIKSDIGRENVMYIHVTLIPYIRAAGELKTKPTQHSVKELRSLGIQPNVVVCRTEHQISEEMKEKLALFCDIEQQGVIESTDVETLYEVPLLLQSQGFDDYVLNHMNIKAPQPDMTEWRKLVEDVKHLKRKTTIALVGKYVELQDAYLSVAEALYHAGIANDTEVNIRWVNAEEINKENVKEALEDVDGILVPGGFGDRGVEGKIDTVQFAREHKIPFLGICLGMQVACIEFARHVLDYQGANSSEIQPETRYPVIDLLPEQKDVEDLGGTMRLGLYPCKIAQGTKAYEAYQDELIYERHRHRYEFNNEYRAKMEDQGFIFSGTSPDGRLVEIIELQDHPWFVASQFHPEFTSRPNRAQPLFREFVKASVQVNQLV; the protein is encoded by the coding sequence ATGGCAAAGTATATTTTTGTAACTGGAGGAGTGGTCTCCTCTATCGGAAAAGGAATTATAGCGGCCTCATTGGGTCGTTTGTTGAAGAACCGTGGTTTAAATGTGACCATCCAAAAGTTTGACCCTTATATTAACGTGGACCCAGGTACAATGAGTCCTTATCAGCACGGAGAAGTCTTTGTGACAAATGACGGTGCTGAGACAGATTTAGACCTTGGGCACTATGAACGTTTCATTGACATTAACCTCAGTGCAAACAGTAATGTGACGACGGGGAAAATATATTCTAGTGTCATCACCAAAGAAAGACGTGGTGACTATCTCGGTGGGACCGTGCAGGTTATTCCACACATCACTAATGAAATCAAAGACCGTGTTTTCCGCGCCGGTAAAGAAACTCAAGCTGATGTTGTTATTACGGAGATTGGAGGCACTGTGGGGGATATCGAAAGCCTTCCTTTTATAGAAGCGATTAGACAAATTAAAAGTGACATAGGGCGAGAGAATGTCATGTACATTCACGTGACGCTCATCCCGTATATTCGTGCTGCGGGGGAACTGAAGACAAAGCCGACACAACATAGTGTTAAAGAGCTTCGTAGCCTAGGGATTCAACCGAACGTGGTGGTGTGTCGTACGGAGCACCAAATTTCAGAAGAGATGAAAGAAAAGCTCGCGTTGTTCTGTGACATTGAGCAACAGGGCGTCATTGAATCCACGGACGTAGAAACTCTCTATGAAGTCCCTTTATTGTTACAATCTCAAGGTTTCGATGACTACGTTCTAAACCATATGAACATCAAAGCGCCCCAGCCTGACATGACAGAGTGGCGTAAGCTAGTCGAAGATGTAAAGCACTTGAAGCGCAAAACGACAATTGCCCTCGTCGGTAAGTACGTTGAATTACAGGATGCCTATTTATCTGTGGCAGAGGCGTTATACCATGCTGGCATTGCCAATGATACAGAAGTGAACATACGCTGGGTGAACGCAGAAGAGATTAACAAAGAAAATGTGAAAGAGGCACTAGAAGACGTTGACGGTATCTTGGTACCAGGCGGCTTCGGTGACCGAGGTGTAGAAGGGAAAATTGACACGGTACAATTTGCTCGTGAGCATAAAATCCCATTCCTCGGTATCTGTCTAGGCATGCAGGTCGCGTGTATAGAATTTGCAAGACATGTTCTGGATTATCAAGGGGCCAATAGCTCAGAGATACAACCTGAAACACGTTATCCTGTGATTGACCTGTTACCTGAGCAGAAGGATGTCGAGGATTTAGGTGGCACGATGAGACTCGGTCTGTATCCTTGTAAAATCGCACAAGGGACAAAGGCTTACGAAGCTTATCAGGATGAACTCATCTATGAGCGTCATCGCCATCGTTACGAATTTAACAATGAATACCGAGCTAAAATGGAAGACCAAGGCTTTATCTTCTCTGGGACATCGCCTGACGGGCGCCTAGTAGAAATTATTGAGCTTCAAGACCATCCATGGTTCGTTGCGAGTCAGTTCCATCCTGAGTTTACGTCAAGGCCGAACCGAGCACAGCCATTGTTTAGAGAATTTGTGAAAGCATCAGTCCAAGTGAATCAACTGGTGTAA
- a CDS encoding TetR family transcriptional regulator has protein sequence MAKGKKPIPSLVKDQKLVKRRREQMIEAAVSLFIEKGFHKTTTREIASKAGFSIGTLYEYIESKEDVLYLVCDAIHQELEDRIQQAIQEEEQGIDSLQAAIQHFFQVMNDMQDRVLLIYQEAKSLPQDTLSYVLNKEVDITNIFEQVLQKGIDDGSIQLDPKEVKLMAHNIMVLAEMWVFRRWALAKAFTLEEFIEKQTSLIMNQIRSKKEASNVGSTSPS, from the coding sequence GTGGCGAAAGGAAAGAAGCCAATTCCATCACTCGTAAAAGATCAAAAACTAGTCAAAAGAAGAAGAGAGCAAATGATCGAAGCAGCCGTATCTCTTTTCATAGAAAAAGGCTTTCATAAAACAACAACAAGAGAAATTGCTTCAAAAGCTGGATTCAGCATTGGCACCCTGTATGAATATATTGAATCAAAGGAAGATGTACTCTACCTTGTTTGTGATGCGATTCACCAAGAGCTAGAAGATCGTATTCAGCAGGCCATCCAAGAGGAGGAGCAAGGCATTGACTCCCTGCAAGCAGCGATTCAACACTTTTTCCAAGTGATGAATGACATGCAAGACCGCGTCCTGCTAATCTATCAAGAAGCCAAATCTTTACCACAGGACACACTCTCCTACGTGTTAAACAAAGAGGTCGATATCACCAATATATTTGAGCAAGTGTTACAGAAGGGTATTGATGATGGGAGCATTCAACTCGATCCTAAGGAAGTCAAGCTGATGGCACATAACATCATGGTTCTAGCCGAGATGTGGGTATTCAGAAGATGGGCGTTGGCCAAGGCGTTTACGTTAGAGGAATTTATCGAAAAGCAGACATCGCTCATCATGAACCAAATTAGAAGTAAAAAGGAGGCGAGCAATGTTGGCTCAACAAGTCCATCCTGA
- the rpoE gene encoding DNA-directed RNA polymerase subunit delta has translation MSSIHELDRETLSEMSMVDIAYHILKENNKEPKPYLEILEEIVEMKGFKGGDKAIAMTRLYTEINIDGRFKPVGDNVWGLRSWYPVEQAEEIVITETKKKKKKKKKADDEFLEEDVEGIQEIEEEIEDVGDLADDFEEDLEGIEDVEDLDEDLEEDEEEDLAIDDNEEDTEKE, from the coding sequence GTGAGTAGTATCCATGAACTTGATCGAGAAACCCTTTCTGAAATGTCTATGGTGGACATCGCGTATCATATCTTAAAGGAAAACAATAAAGAACCAAAACCATACCTAGAAATCTTAGAAGAAATTGTTGAAATGAAAGGTTTCAAAGGTGGGGATAAGGCGATTGCCATGACACGTCTATATACAGAAATTAACATAGACGGTCGCTTTAAACCTGTGGGTGATAATGTATGGGGTTTACGCAGTTGGTATCCTGTTGAACAGGCTGAAGAAATCGTCATTACAGAAACAAAGAAAAAGAAGAAAAAGAAGAAAAAGGCGGATGACGAGTTCCTAGAAGAAGATGTAGAAGGTATTCAAGAAATAGAAGAAGAGATTGAAGACGTTGGTGATTTAGCTGACGATTTCGAAGAAGATTTAGAGGGTATTGAAGATGTCGAAGACTTAGATGAAGATCTAGAAGAAGATGAAGAAGAGGATTTAGCTATTGACGATAACGAGGAGGACACGGAAAAAGAGTGA
- a CDS encoding hotdog domain-containing protein, translating to MSDVMIRLRMSQADAHYGGELVDGARMLSLFGDVATELLIRHDGDEGLFVAYDNVEFTAPVYAGDYVEAKGSIVKVGNTSRKITFEAYKVIEGSRDPQSPSAATVLSTPILVCQASGTCVVPKDKQQKTRGQTDG from the coding sequence ATGAGCGACGTGATGATTCGTTTACGTATGTCCCAAGCAGACGCCCATTACGGTGGAGAATTAGTGGATGGAGCTAGAATGCTGTCCCTTTTTGGAGATGTGGCAACAGAATTACTCATCAGACATGATGGGGACGAAGGTCTATTTGTGGCTTATGACAACGTAGAATTCACAGCGCCTGTATATGCCGGTGATTATGTAGAAGCAAAAGGGAGTATTGTGAAAGTCGGCAACACTTCGCGCAAAATAACATTTGAAGCGTATAAAGTGATTGAAGGCAGTCGTGACCCGCAATCTCCCTCTGCTGCTACTGTACTATCTACCCCCATCTTAGTATGCCAGGCTTCTGGTACGTGCGTTGTTCCAAAAGACAAACAACAAAAAACGAGAGGCCAAACGGATGGATAA